DNA from Brevinema andersonii:
AAGACAACGCCCGGAGGCTCTTACAAAGCTGTTCTCATGCTCTTAGAAGGCCATTATACTGCTATTTAAATGCCCAAAATAGACTAATAATTACAGACAATATGGGAAAACACAAGGCCAATATTTTTATTATTGATAATGTGTTAGTCAGTGTTGGGAGGGTACAATTTGTTATTTTTCCTATTCCAGAGATAGAAATAGGAGATAGAGTACGGTTAAAAGGTAAGGAATATAGGGTGAAAGCGATAACATATGACTTTACAATGAAAGCGTTCATGCGTCTGGAGGTTTTGTGATTTTAGAACAGTTAGAAACCGTAATACGGAATATTATAGAGGAATATGCCTTTCCCGTATTAGCAAAGGTATCAAGTATAGATACCAAGAATTATACCTGCGACTGTAAGGAATTAACAAATACGGGAGAAGAGACGGAAACAGTGTATACCCGGGTTTCTATTCCAAAATTTTGGGGCACGGCGCAAGGAGGTGTTTGGATGTCTCCCTCAAAAGGGGCGATTGTTCTCCTTAATTTCCTTAATGGAGACAGGAATGACCCCATTATTGCAGCAGTGATGGGTACTTCTACAAAAGAAAATGCTCCTGAGGATACTCTGATGGTCAAGTCTGGAAACTCAGAAATACGGATGGGGAGCCATATAAAAATAAGATCCGGAACAACAAAAATTGCCCTTAACAGCAATGGGACTATAGGCATAAAGAACAGTGATACATCGCTGGCTCAGCTCTTAAAGGATATCGTAAGCAAGATTTCTTTAGTAAAGACGGTAGACGGAAAGTCCCTGAGTCCTGATGATGTGACAAAACTGCAGGCTTTGTCCGTGAACATTAGCAGATTATTAGATTATTAAAGGATTAAAGGGACACATGCACCCTTGACATCCCTGTCGGGTGCAGTGCGCGCCCATCATGGGCTTGGGAGATTAATATGGTAAAAATTACCGATATCGCACTCACTACAGAAGGAGAGATTAGCTTAGAGTACGACAACATAGGGTTGGTCTCAGGAACAGAATGTATTTTACAGGATATTAAGACGAGACTCATGACAGATAAGAGAGCGTTGTTCTATGACCCAAGCTTTGGGTCGGGACTTCTCCGTTACATCCATGCGTCGGCAGATGAAGGAACCTTGCTGGAACTGAAAGCTGTGATTAAGGAAGCATTAGAACAGGAACCAAGAGTCAAAGAAGGGTCCGTAAGAGTAAAAACCTTCTTAAATAAAGAGGGGGTGCTTTCCGCGTCTATCACTTTGACTCTAGTGGATGACAACTCCCTTAACCTTATCCTGTCTCTCGATAAAGAAATAACTCTATACGAGGCCTAAGATGTTTATGAAGAAAACAAGAAAAGAAATTGCCCAAGAGATTATCAATGAAACTGCGAAAACCATCCCCCAAATCACTAATTACCATACGGGCGGGGTATTCCGCCTGTTCGTGGAAACGGTAGCTGCCTTTATTTTCCATATTTATGAATCGTTAAATCATCTCCTTCCCAATCTCTTTACGCATAGCGCCTCAGGAAATTGGCTGGACCAACATGCGGAGCAAGTAGGTCTTCATAGAATACAATCCCAATCTGCTGAGGGATATGTTATATTCTCCCGTACAGATACAACAGGGAATCTTACCATTAGCAAAGACAAAGTAGTGGCCACGAAACCCAACACACAGGGAAAAGTGTTACGCTATCGTGTAAAAGACAGTATAGTCTTAAAAGATGGACAAACGAATATGAAAGTATGGGTGGTTGCTGAAAATCCTGGAAGTTCCTATAACGTGGGAGCAGGACAGATTACAGAAATGTTGACTCCGATTTCTGGAATTGACGCTGTAACAAACGCATCAGACTGGTTAGAAACCATAGGGTTAGATAGAGAAAGTGACAACTCTCTGAGAGAGCGATGTTTGGCCCAGTGGCAAGGATTAAGCGGTGCCAATGCCGCTGCATACATTGCCTGGGCTAAGCAAGTTCCAGGAATTGAACACGTATTGCCTATTGCGACAGCTAGAGGTTTGGGAACAGTCGACGTTGTCATTACAGGAACAGGCAATACACAGCCTTCGGAAACAGTGATTTCCGAAGTACAGAAAATTATTGATGCTCATAAACCGATTGGAACCGATGTGTTAGTCAAGGCTCCGGAAGAAATTTTTATTAATCCTATTGTTTCCATCACGGCAGACCCTCATTCTTTTGTCGATACCGAAGAAGTAAAGGGAATCATTACTGCTTTCTTTAATAACATGCCTATAGGCAAAGATTTTGAACCTTCAGAATTGGTTGCTACTGTTTTCCAATCAAAAAATATTAAGGCAGCAACGGTTGTTCGTCCAGGAACAATAAACATTGCAAATATTCAGATTGCCCGAAAAGGGATATTGGAGGTAGAGGTAATCAATGAATGACTTTATCGCCTTCCTTATTTCTCTTAACATCCCTCTTTATGCAACGTCGCAGGTATTCCGGGATTTGTTTACGGCTATCGCTATGCAGTTTAACAAGTTGGATAAAACAGTCATAAAGTTTGTGAGTCAAGGATTTCCGCAAGACACGAGTTTGCTTGAGCATATCGCGAAGGATAGAGATATTGTTCGACTGCAAGGAGAGAGCGAAGCGTCTTACCGAAACCGTGTCACCTATGCTTATCTATTCCGGAAGCAGAGTGCCACAAACTCAGGGATTACTGCATTAATCCAAAGAATAACCAATAAACCCTTTGTTATCCGCGAGCTTTTTCGGGAAACATGGGTCTTGGGGAATGTTCGGGAAAAATTAGGGAAAACAACCATATTAGGCTCGCCTTTAGATCGGTTTTTCTTCATTGTAGCCTTTCAAACATCGTTGATGAAAGAAGAAAGAACATA
Protein-coding regions in this window:
- a CDS encoding baseplate J/gp47 family protein; the encoded protein is METVAAFIFHIYESLNHLLPNLFTHSASGNWLDQHAEQVGLHRIQSQSAEGYVIFSRTDTTGNLTISKDKVVATKPNTQGKVLRYRVKDSIVLKDGQTNMKVWVVAENPGSSYNVGAGQITEMLTPISGIDAVTNASDWLETIGLDRESDNSLRERCLAQWQGLSGANAAAYIAWAKQVPGIEHVLPIATARGLGTVDVVITGTGNTQPSETVISEVQKIIDAHKPIGTDVLVKAPEEIFINPIVSITADPHSFVDTEEVKGIITAFFNNMPIGKDFEPSELVATVFQSKNIKAATVVRPGTINIANIQIARKGILEVEVINE
- a CDS encoding GPW/gp25 family protein, with translation MVKITDIALTTEGEISLEYDNIGLVSGTECILQDIKTRLMTDKRALFYDPSFGSGLLRYIHASADEGTLLELKAVIKEALEQEPRVKEGSVRVKTFLNKEGVLSASITLTLVDDNSLNLILSLDKEITLYEA